AACGGCGGCTCGCCCATCTGTGCGAATGCGGGGGCGCTCCAGAAGGTGCACACCAACGCGAGGAGCCAAGCTCCTGCGGTGGATGCCAAGAATGCGTGTGGTGGAAGTCTCATACCCGCACCTCCACGACACGGAACATGCCTGCCTCCATGTGATAGAGGATGTGACAGTGGAAGGCCCACCGGCCGACCTCCTGCGCGGTCACCACAAAGGAAGTGCGCTCAGCAGGCTGGACGTTGACGGTGTGTTTGAGCGGGTTGCGCTCGCACGCGCCCACGTCGAGTTCGAAGAACATGCCGTGCAGGTGAATCGGGTGCGCCATCATGGTGTCATTGATGAGCACGAACCTCACGCGTTCCCCATAGTGAAGGACGATGTCGGGCATGTCGCGGTGATACTGCTCCCCGTCAAACGACCACATGTAGCGCTCCATGTTACCGGTCAGGTGGAGCTCGATCGTCCTGGTCACCGGCTGGCTGTCTTCGCCAGGCGTGGCACGTCGCAGCTGCGAATAGGTGAGAACACGCCACCCGTCCTGGCCGAGTCCAACCCCGGGTTCGCTGATGCGCGAGCGTGCGGTCTCGGCGACCATCGCGTTGCCGGCGCCGTGACCGTCGCCGTCATGGCGCGCGACGACGTCGAGATTCTCGCTGCATGCTGCAGCCATCTCGTCCATTCCCGACGCGTGGCTGTGGTCCATGCCGGACATGCCCGAATGTTCCTCGCTTGGCGTGTTTTGGTGCGCCGGGCCATGGTCCCCACCGGCAGCGCCGCCGTTATCCATGCCCTGCATGTTGCTGTGGTCCATGCCCATGTCCGCCATCGTGAGCAGCGGCCGAGGCCGCCTTCCGGGCACTGGTGCTGTGGCGTGTGGATCGGTGGCCAGCGTCCCTCGGGCGTGCCCGCTGCGGTCCATGGCCTCGGCGAAGATGGTGTGCGCAGCACCGGTGGGTTCAACGAGGACGTCCAGCGTCTCTGCGATAGCCAATCGAAACTCATCCGTCTCGACCGGCACGACAGGCATGCCGTCGGCCTGGATGACTTGCATCGGTAGTCCCGGGATTCTGACGTCGAAGTAGGTCGCCGCCGACGCATTGATGAAGCGCAGCCTGAGGCGCTCACCGGGCTCGAACACGCCGCGCCAATTTTCGTCAGGCGACAGACCGTTCATCAGGAAGGTGTAGGTGGCACCGGTGACGTCCGCGATGTCGGTGGCGTCCATGCGCATTCGCGCCCAGCTGAACCGATTGGCGAGCGCGCCAGGCGGCTCGTCCGCAAGATTTGCCAGGGTCCTGCGCTGGAAATTGTAGTACCCGCCGTACCGCTTCAGGTTTGCCAGCACGCGATGCGGGTTCTCGAAAGTCCAGTCCGACAGCACGATCGTGAACTCTCGCTGGTAATTGTAC
This Microvenator marinus DNA region includes the following protein-coding sequences:
- a CDS encoding copper resistance system multicopper oxidase, which produces MSRSHDNHDRRGLTRRGFLANTGRATAAVLLGRFVTGCATTGVLAAPRRRLSVVDGRTIDLHIAETRLAVAGQSAVATTINGGIPGPEIRLREGQDVTLRVSNALDEDTSIHWHGLLVPPGMDGVPGVSFPGIPPATTFEYRFPVRQSGTYWYHSHSGFQEQTGIYGPIVIEPREPEPYNYQREFTIVLSDWTFENPHRVLANLKRYGGYYNFQRRTLANLADEPPGALANRFSWARMRMDATDIADVTGATYTFLMNGLSPDENWRGVFEPGERLRLRFINASAATYFDVRIPGLPMQVIQADGMPVVPVETDEFRLAIAETLDVLVEPTGAAHTIFAEAMDRSGHARGTLATDPHATAPVPGRRPRPLLTMADMGMDHSNMQGMDNGGAAGGDHGPAHQNTPSEEHSGMSGMDHSHASGMDEMAAACSENLDVVARHDGDGHGAGNAMVAETARSRISEPGVGLGQDGWRVLTYSQLRRATPGEDSQPVTRTIELHLTGNMERYMWSFDGEQYHRDMPDIVLHYGERVRFVLINDTMMAHPIHLHGMFFELDVGACERNPLKHTVNVQPAERTSFVVTAQEVGRWAFHCHILYHMEAGMFRVVEVRV